A window from Leifsonia shinshuensis encodes these proteins:
- the dinB gene encoding DNA polymerase IV, translated as MRGEATVLHADLDAFYASVEQRDAPGLRGRPVIVGGGVVLAASYEAKARGVRTAMGGRQARELCPEAVVVPPRMDAYSAASKDVFAIFRDTTPLVEGLSIDEAFLEVGGLRRIAGTPEQIAARLRERVRAEVGLAISVGIARTKFLAKVASAVSKPDGLLLVEPDREQEFLLPLPVERLWGVGAVTAEKLHRLGIRTVGQLAELEEATAERLLGKATGAHLHALARLRDPRPVDSTKRRGSIGSQRALGSRPRTAEELDLILTQIVDRLARRLRDGDRTCRTVVLRLRFGDFSRATRSRTLGFPSDRTSVLLTVARGLLAAVQPEITERGITLIGISLSHLGRSDSFQPELPIDWGDGARLDTALDAVRDRFGATSVARAAQLGRDQGWSAPLLPEHE; from the coding sequence ATGCGCGGCGAGGCGACGGTGCTGCACGCGGACCTCGACGCCTTCTACGCCTCGGTGGAGCAGCGCGATGCGCCCGGGCTCCGCGGTCGACCGGTCATCGTCGGCGGCGGTGTCGTGCTCGCGGCGAGCTACGAGGCGAAGGCGCGCGGTGTGCGCACCGCGATGGGCGGCCGGCAGGCACGCGAGCTGTGCCCGGAGGCCGTGGTCGTCCCGCCGCGGATGGACGCGTATTCGGCCGCGAGCAAGGACGTCTTCGCAATCTTCCGCGATACGACTCCCCTCGTCGAGGGACTGTCGATCGACGAGGCGTTCCTCGAGGTCGGCGGACTCCGGCGCATCGCCGGCACGCCCGAGCAGATCGCGGCACGACTGCGCGAGCGGGTGCGCGCGGAGGTCGGCCTCGCCATCTCGGTCGGGATCGCCCGCACCAAGTTCCTCGCCAAGGTCGCCAGCGCCGTGAGCAAACCCGACGGCCTGCTGCTGGTCGAACCCGACCGCGAACAGGAGTTCCTGCTCCCCCTGCCGGTGGAACGCCTGTGGGGAGTCGGCGCCGTCACCGCGGAGAAGCTGCACCGCCTCGGCATCCGCACCGTCGGCCAGCTCGCCGAGCTCGAAGAGGCGACCGCCGAGCGGCTGCTCGGAAAGGCGACCGGCGCCCACCTTCACGCATTGGCCCGGCTGCGCGACCCGCGGCCGGTCGACAGCACGAAGCGGCGCGGCTCCATCGGATCCCAGCGGGCGCTCGGAAGCCGCCCGCGCACCGCGGAGGAGCTCGACCTCATCCTCACCCAGATCGTCGACCGGCTGGCTCGACGGCTGCGGGATGGCGACCGCACGTGCCGCACGGTCGTGCTGCGGCTGCGCTTCGGCGACTTCTCCCGGGCCACGCGATCGCGCACGCTCGGCTTCCCGTCGGACCGCACCTCGGTGCTTCTGACGGTGGCCCGCGGCCTGTTGGCGGCGGTTCAGCCGGAGATCACGGAGCGGGGCATCACCCTCATCGGCATCTCGCTCTCGCACCTGGGGCGGTCGGACAGCTTCCAACCCGAACTGCCGATCGACTGGGGGGACGGTGCGCGACTCGACACCGCCCTCGACGCTGTCCGCGACCGCTTCGGCGCGACCTCCGTGGCGCGTGCCGCGCAGCTCGGCCGCGATCAGGGATGGTCGGCGCCGCTGCTGCCCGAGCACGAATAG
- a CDS encoding TetR family transcriptional regulator → MARRYDRDESIRLLLEASAEEFARHGVGGARVDRIADRAEVNKASIYSYIGNKDDLFEATLQSKLGELAKTVAIQSDDLAAYAGDLFDFLTADPSVAWLFEQEGLHYGADDVPALKERSDYFQSRVAAVRAALGDDTNRDAEAIFFSIISMAYWFVAAPQLVRMVFGDVSDEEAKRRYRAHVVATAKAMVTR, encoded by the coding sequence ATGGCCAGACGGTACGACCGGGACGAGAGCATCCGCCTGCTCCTGGAGGCGAGCGCTGAGGAGTTCGCGCGCCACGGCGTCGGCGGCGCGCGGGTCGACCGGATCGCCGATCGGGCCGAGGTCAACAAGGCGTCGATCTACTCGTACATCGGCAACAAGGACGACCTGTTCGAGGCGACCCTGCAATCCAAACTCGGTGAACTCGCCAAGACGGTCGCCATCCAGTCCGACGATCTCGCCGCGTACGCCGGCGACCTGTTCGACTTCCTCACCGCGGACCCGTCCGTCGCCTGGCTCTTCGAGCAGGAGGGGCTGCACTACGGCGCGGACGACGTCCCCGCGCTCAAGGAACGCTCCGACTACTTCCAGTCACGCGTCGCCGCAGTGCGCGCCGCACTCGGTGACGACACCAACCGCGATGCCGAGGCGATCTTCTTCTCCATCATCTCGATGGCGTACTGGTTCGTGGCGGCGCCGCAGCTGGTCCGGATGGTGTTCGGCGACGTCTCCGACGAGGAAGCCAAGCGCCGCTACCGCGCCCACGTCGTGGCGACGGCGAAGGCCATGGTCACGCGCTGA
- a CDS encoding RNA-binding S4 domain-containing protein, with translation MAASAPIEDVPIGSDGIRLGQFVKFAGLLDSGGNVKEAIIDGYVTVNGEVDRRRGRQLQIGDVVTFEGRSVRVSP, from the coding sequence ATGGCCGCATCCGCTCCGATCGAAGACGTCCCCATCGGCAGTGACGGCATCCGCCTCGGCCAGTTCGTCAAGTTCGCGGGGCTCCTCGACTCCGGGGGGAACGTGAAAGAGGCCATCATCGACGGCTACGTCACCGTCAACGGCGAGGTCGACCGCCGGCGCGGACGGCAGCTGCAGATCGGGGATGTCGTCACGTTCGAGGGGCGCAGCGTCCGCGTCAGCCCCTGA
- the arfB gene encoding alternative ribosome rescue aminoacyl-tRNA hydrolase ArfB — MPTAHRPGLQVDAGLTIPESELSWRFSRSSGPGGQGVNTADSRVELVWEVAASTVLSPAQRERILDRLSGRIVDGKLTIAASEHRAQLRNRDAARERLAGLVADALRPPAPPRRPTKPSRGAKERRLDAKKRRTDIKRLRRPPHD, encoded by the coding sequence ATGCCCACCGCCCACCGTCCCGGCCTCCAGGTCGACGCCGGACTCACCATCCCCGAGTCCGAGCTGTCGTGGCGGTTCTCGCGGTCGTCCGGTCCCGGCGGGCAGGGTGTGAACACCGCCGACTCACGGGTGGAGCTCGTGTGGGAGGTGGCCGCATCCACTGTTCTCTCGCCCGCGCAGCGCGAGCGCATCCTCGATCGCCTGAGCGGCCGCATCGTCGACGGGAAGCTGACCATCGCGGCGTCCGAGCACCGCGCGCAACTGCGCAACCGGGATGCCGCGCGCGAGCGACTGGCAGGCCTCGTGGCCGACGCCCTCCGCCCGCCGGCGCCACCGCGCAGACCGACGAAGCCGAGCCGCGGCGCGAAGGAGCGGCGTCTGGATGCGAAGAAGCGCCGCACCGACATCAAGCGGCTGCGACGCCCTCCCCACGACTGA
- a CDS encoding response regulator transcription factor yields MSAPATTTKKPFTIALVDDYDVVLLGLAHMFDAYSDTLEVVEIDANAPLSESIDVVLYDAFAQPESGHAQIGELVKNPRARHVVVYTWNFHPELIESARAQGVHGYLSKTLSAPELVAALEAVNAGEIVLSEPPPRARSAEELDWPGKQEGITDRESEILALITQGKSNAAVAELTYLSPNTVKSHIRSVYRKIGADSRTQAVLWGVEHGFTPDHRRIERWVTEGR; encoded by the coding sequence ATGTCGGCACCGGCCACAACAACGAAGAAGCCGTTCACGATCGCGCTCGTGGACGACTACGACGTCGTGCTCTTGGGCCTTGCGCACATGTTCGACGCCTACAGCGACACCCTGGAGGTCGTCGAGATCGACGCGAACGCCCCGCTGAGCGAGTCGATCGACGTGGTGCTCTACGACGCCTTCGCCCAGCCCGAGTCCGGCCACGCGCAGATCGGCGAGCTCGTGAAGAACCCGCGCGCCCGCCACGTCGTCGTGTACACGTGGAACTTCCATCCCGAACTCATCGAGAGCGCTCGCGCGCAGGGCGTCCACGGCTACCTGTCGAAGACGCTCTCCGCCCCGGAGCTGGTCGCAGCTCTGGAGGCTGTGAATGCCGGCGAGATCGTGCTGAGCGAACCGCCGCCGCGCGCCCGCAGCGCCGAGGAGCTCGATTGGCCGGGCAAGCAAGAGGGGATCACGGACCGCGAGTCCGAGATCCTGGCCCTGATCACGCAAGGCAAGAGCAATGCGGCGGTCGCCGAGCTCACCTACCTCAGCCCCAACACGGTCAAGTCGCACATCCGCAGCGTCTACCGCAAAATCGGCGCCGACAGCCGGACGCAGGCGGTGCTGTGGGGCGTGGAGCACGGGTTCACGCCGGACCACCGGCGGATCGAGCGGTGGGTGACCGAGGGGCGCTGA
- a CDS encoding peptidoglycan-binding protein has protein sequence MSNPGQPTVQQGDTGTTVRRVQRALRRTPNLSVVVDGIFGPATHAAVVEFQQGAGLVPDGIVGPLTWAALPDGGPMPLLHEGTHGPVVSSLQTVLTNGADQWGGVTPGPIDGIFGPRTREAVEAFQGWALITVDGVVGDQTWSVPLHAANATLESAVGLEYVAS, from the coding sequence ATGTCGAATCCAGGACAGCCGACGGTGCAGCAGGGGGACACCGGCACCACCGTCAGGCGCGTGCAGCGCGCGCTGCGCCGGACGCCCAACCTGAGCGTCGTCGTGGATGGGATCTTCGGGCCGGCGACGCACGCGGCGGTCGTCGAGTTCCAGCAGGGGGCCGGCCTGGTGCCCGACGGGATCGTCGGGCCGCTGACCTGGGCGGCGCTGCCCGATGGGGGGCCCATGCCGTTGCTGCACGAAGGCACCCACGGGCCCGTCGTGTCGAGCCTGCAGACGGTGCTGACCAACGGTGCCGACCAGTGGGGCGGGGTCACGCCCGGGCCGATCGACGGGATCTTCGGGCCGCGCACGCGGGAAGCGGTGGAGGCGTTCCAGGGCTGGGCGCTCATCACCGTGGATGGTGTGGTGGGGGACCAGACGTGGAGCGTGCCGCTGCATGCGGCGAACGCGACGCTGGAGTCGGCGGTCGGGCTGGAGTACGTGGCGTCCTAG
- a CDS encoding caspase family protein yields the protein MKRALLVGVDHYTNFNDLGGCANDAEALYPLLARNEDDSPNLECRLLVSRDATAPITRDQLLESVDELLRASPDFALLYFAGHGAPVNGDVALVTTDGTPTTPGVAFGELLTRINSSGAKEVAVVLDCCFSGGAATIAALDRDLAHLRSGLAILTASRSDQVSMETEHGRGQFSTYLEAGLQAGACDTLGHVNVAGLYSYLSESFGAWEQRPTFKANIDRLHDIRICDPRVPLGILRQLDSWFPTADHEFPLDPSYEPDAQPEDKEHEAVFSGLQKLRACRLVEPVGEEHMYYAAMNRKSCRLTALGKHYRELVVSGRI from the coding sequence GTGAAGCGCGCGCTCCTCGTCGGTGTCGATCATTACACGAATTTCAACGACCTCGGCGGGTGTGCCAACGATGCCGAGGCGCTGTACCCACTGCTTGCCAGGAACGAGGACGACAGCCCCAACCTGGAGTGCCGCCTGCTCGTGTCTCGCGATGCCACCGCCCCTATTACAAGGGATCAACTTCTCGAGAGTGTTGACGAGTTGCTGAGGGCGAGTCCAGACTTTGCGCTTCTCTACTTCGCGGGGCACGGAGCCCCCGTGAACGGTGATGTTGCCCTGGTGACCACCGACGGAACTCCGACAACACCTGGGGTTGCGTTCGGCGAACTCCTCACGCGGATAAACTCGAGCGGCGCGAAGGAGGTTGCGGTCGTTCTCGACTGCTGTTTCTCCGGCGGCGCGGCGACGATTGCTGCGCTGGACAGAGATCTCGCCCACCTGCGAAGCGGGCTAGCCATCCTGACCGCCAGTCGCAGCGACCAGGTCTCAATGGAGACCGAACACGGGCGCGGCCAATTCTCCACCTATCTTGAAGCTGGTCTGCAAGCCGGAGCCTGCGACACCCTCGGCCACGTCAACGTCGCAGGACTTTACTCATACTTATCGGAGTCCTTTGGCGCGTGGGAACAGCGCCCAACCTTCAAAGCGAACATCGATCGGCTCCATGACATTAGAATCTGCGATCCGCGAGTGCCCCTGGGCATCCTTAGGCAACTCGATTCATGGTTTCCAACTGCCGATCATGAGTTTCCTCTCGACCCCTCGTACGAACCTGACGCGCAGCCAGAGGACAAAGAACACGAGGCGGTGTTCTCGGGCTTGCAGAAGCTGAGGGCATGTCGACTCGTAGAACCGGTCGGCGAGGAGCACATGTACTATGCGGCCATGAATCGCAAGTCGTGCCGGCTGACAGCGCTCGGCAAGCATTATCGCGAACTCGTGGTCTCAGGGCGGATATGA
- a CDS encoding TIR domain-containing protein, whose product MSKIVFIAFAKEDESTRNLFTGQRVHPGTPFEFTDMSVKEPYSSEWKSKVRTRIRRSDGVIALISGNTPRATGQLWEIQCAVEEGKPVLGIWIQTGYRVKPAAMGTAPCKDWTWDNVAAFIDGL is encoded by the coding sequence ATGTCGAAGATCGTGTTCATCGCTTTCGCGAAAGAAGATGAGAGCACGCGAAACCTGTTTACCGGACAACGAGTCCATCCGGGCACCCCCTTCGAATTCACGGACATGTCCGTGAAGGAGCCCTATTCTTCCGAATGGAAGTCGAAGGTTCGCACGCGGATTCGTCGCTCGGATGGAGTGATCGCTCTGATTAGTGGCAACACTCCGAGGGCAACTGGGCAGCTCTGGGAGATCCAATGCGCGGTCGAAGAAGGTAAGCCCGTGCTCGGCATCTGGATTCAGACCGGGTACCGTGTCAAGCCGGCTGCCATGGGCACAGCTCCATGCAAAGACTGGACCTGGGACAACGTCGCCGCATTTATTGACGGGTTGTGA
- a CDS encoding TIR domain-containing protein has protein sequence MASTVFQPLDKPSIIEALEASNTGGTLGRLEAGMELRPSADNKSIRATRIVNAWFAHRDTDELIFRFLDSTYVQAENADRLRGSREFRQLKRTLDRRGVHFSESGFFVDNKRPPEPIPSSTSDVPPPWSAPTTANPSSESVVIWTQPARQTPTPEKVMTRDPKKVFLVRGRDTRPFVALEQFLHFAGLTVISWQDAAHLTGKPQPHTYEIVKAGIDSAGATIVIWSADDEAQLKADLGKGPGDPATQVMGQARQNVIFEAGMAYATSPNNTIFVSSDSSLRMPSDIEGFNWVTLDGSWGSREDLINRLKYTEAEPLLHGTNLNDRLAGPFKVE, from the coding sequence ATGGCATCAACCGTTTTCCAGCCGCTCGACAAGCCGTCGATCATCGAAGCACTCGAAGCGAGCAACACGGGCGGTACCCTCGGTCGCCTTGAGGCGGGAATGGAACTTAGGCCAAGCGCGGACAACAAGTCCATACGAGCCACGCGCATCGTGAACGCATGGTTTGCGCATCGCGACACTGACGAGTTGATATTTCGCTTCCTCGACTCGACGTATGTGCAAGCAGAGAACGCCGATCGGCTCCGCGGGTCGAGAGAGTTCAGGCAACTCAAACGGACCCTTGATCGGCGGGGGGTCCACTTTTCCGAGTCCGGGTTCTTCGTCGACAACAAGCGGCCCCCCGAGCCAATACCTTCATCCACTTCTGATGTTCCGCCACCATGGTCCGCCCCGACTACCGCGAATCCATCATCGGAATCGGTGGTTATTTGGACACAGCCAGCTAGGCAAACACCAACCCCGGAGAAAGTGATGACACGCGACCCCAAGAAAGTCTTCCTCGTCCGTGGCCGCGACACGCGACCGTTTGTAGCACTTGAACAATTCCTCCACTTCGCCGGATTGACCGTAATCAGTTGGCAGGACGCCGCCCATCTGACGGGAAAGCCTCAACCGCACACCTACGAAATCGTCAAGGCCGGGATCGACTCTGCGGGAGCGACCATCGTCATTTGGTCAGCAGATGATGAGGCGCAACTTAAGGCCGACCTCGGCAAAGGTCCGGGTGACCCCGCAACCCAAGTCATGGGCCAGGCACGACAGAACGTCATCTTCGAGGCCGGAATGGCTTACGCGACGTCGCCGAACAACACCATCTTCGTGTCCTCCGATAGCAGTCTTCGTATGCCATCGGACATCGAGGGATTTAACTGGGTCACACTCGACGGCAGTTGGGGTAGTCGTGAGGACCTAATCAACCGGCTCAAATACACGGAGGCTGAGCCATTGCTTCACGGGACAAACCTAAATGATCGACTCGCCGGCCCGTTCAAGGTTGAATAA
- a CDS encoding type I restriction endonuclease subunit R, whose translation MSDRLQPHYDPIAVSAESTVVTEHVPAPSPASAYQSEASLEQEFIQLLESQAYEHLRVTSEAQLVSNLRSQLETLNHFTFSDAEWETFFTNALAGKNDGIVEKTVRIQEDPVQLLKRDDGSTKNITLIDKRNIHNNRLQVINQYEVGKGEGGGKFANRYDVTVLVNGLPMVHIELKRRGVDIREAFNQIDRYQRDSFWAGSGLFEYVQLFVISNGTLTKYYSNTTRFQHIKEAQKPGKGKKTSNSFEFTSWWADANNQPIRDLASFAGTFFAKHTLLNVLTQYCVMTVDRLLLVMRPYQIVATERILQRIQTSTNYKQLGTVKAGGYVWHTTGSGKTLTSFKTAQLASQIPSVAKVLFVVDRKDLDYQTMREYDRFQKGAANSNTSTAVLKKQLEDPGARIIITTIQKLSNFVAGNKGHEIYSGHVVLIFDECHRSQFGDMHSDITKAFKRYNLFGFTGTPIFAANSGTSGNPLLRTTEQAFGDRLHTYTIVDAITDKNVLPFRIDYVNTVKVGAVDDKQVSAIDTEKALLAPERISQIVQYTLQHFDQKTKRSSAYEHSVVTNVVESTRARRQVEAIRERQRVRGFNAIFATASIEAARRYYNHFQVQQEPLPAERRLKIGLIYSYGANEATDDGILDDEAFDTDALSADARGFLEDAIQDYNAIFGTSYDTSADKFQNYYKDLSQRLKNRELDLVIVVNMFLTGFDATTLNTLFVDKNLRAHGLIQAYSRTNRILNSVKTYGNIVAFRDLEEQTNVALELFGNKDARGVVLLKPYADYYTDYAGKVGKLLTFFPLGEQIIGETAQKAFIQLFGQILRLQNILTSFDDFAGHEILTERQSQDYRSIYLDLYAEFRKDKNADKELINDDIVFEIELIKQVEINVDYILILVQKYRSQYGDGDDKEIRAEISRAVDASPTLRNKKDLIEAFVDSVSVDGAIDQEWQAFVAAKREAELEAIIEDEGLRSDATRVFIETAFRDGVLRTTGTAITKVLPPASRFAADGGHVEKKQRVIERLGKFFERFVGLARTPH comes from the coding sequence ATGAGCGACAGGCTGCAGCCCCACTACGACCCGATTGCGGTTTCTGCAGAGTCGACAGTCGTGACGGAACACGTGCCCGCGCCCAGTCCCGCATCCGCCTATCAGTCGGAGGCTTCACTAGAGCAGGAATTCATCCAGCTCCTCGAATCGCAGGCTTACGAGCATCTGCGCGTCACCTCCGAAGCGCAGCTCGTTTCTAACCTGCGCTCCCAGCTCGAAACGCTGAACCACTTTACGTTCTCCGACGCAGAGTGGGAGACGTTCTTTACGAACGCGCTTGCGGGGAAGAACGACGGCATAGTTGAGAAGACGGTCCGCATTCAGGAGGACCCGGTTCAGCTTCTGAAGCGCGACGACGGGTCGACGAAGAACATCACCCTGATCGACAAGCGGAACATCCACAATAATCGCCTTCAGGTCATCAACCAGTACGAGGTGGGTAAGGGCGAGGGGGGCGGGAAGTTCGCGAATCGTTACGACGTAACGGTGCTGGTCAATGGCCTGCCGATGGTGCACATCGAACTGAAGCGTCGCGGGGTCGACATCCGCGAGGCGTTCAACCAGATCGACCGGTACCAACGCGACAGCTTCTGGGCCGGATCTGGCCTGTTCGAATACGTCCAGCTGTTCGTGATCAGCAACGGAACGTTGACCAAGTACTACTCCAACACCACCCGATTCCAGCACATCAAGGAGGCGCAGAAGCCTGGTAAGGGCAAGAAGACGTCGAACTCATTCGAGTTCACGTCATGGTGGGCGGACGCTAACAATCAGCCTATCCGCGACCTCGCATCGTTTGCCGGGACTTTCTTCGCGAAGCACACCCTCCTCAACGTCCTCACCCAGTATTGCGTGATGACTGTCGACCGCCTTCTCTTGGTGATGCGCCCGTATCAGATCGTCGCGACCGAACGGATCCTTCAACGCATCCAGACGTCAACCAACTACAAGCAACTGGGGACAGTCAAAGCGGGCGGGTATGTGTGGCACACAACTGGCTCCGGGAAGACGCTCACGAGCTTCAAGACAGCGCAGCTAGCTTCTCAGATTCCGAGCGTGGCCAAAGTGCTGTTCGTAGTGGACCGCAAAGACCTCGACTACCAGACGATGCGCGAATACGACCGCTTCCAAAAGGGCGCCGCGAACTCGAACACGTCAACGGCGGTGCTGAAGAAGCAGCTAGAGGATCCGGGCGCGCGGATCATCATCACGACAATTCAGAAGCTGTCTAACTTCGTAGCCGGTAACAAGGGCCACGAGATCTACTCGGGCCACGTCGTCCTGATTTTCGATGAGTGCCACCGCTCGCAGTTCGGCGACATGCACAGCGACATCACGAAAGCGTTTAAGCGTTACAACCTTTTCGGGTTCACGGGTACGCCGATCTTCGCTGCGAACTCAGGCACCAGCGGTAACCCGCTGTTGAGGACGACCGAGCAGGCCTTCGGTGACAGGCTGCACACTTACACGATCGTCGACGCGATCACTGACAAGAACGTGTTGCCGTTCCGCATTGATTACGTCAATACAGTCAAGGTGGGCGCGGTCGATGACAAGCAAGTGTCGGCAATTGATACCGAGAAGGCACTGCTTGCACCGGAACGGATCAGCCAGATCGTCCAGTACACGCTGCAGCACTTTGATCAGAAGACCAAGCGTTCCTCCGCCTACGAGCACTCTGTCGTCACTAACGTGGTCGAATCGACTCGGGCACGTCGACAGGTCGAGGCGATACGGGAAAGGCAGCGAGTCCGCGGCTTCAACGCAATTTTCGCGACCGCCAGCATCGAAGCAGCTCGCCGGTACTACAACCACTTCCAAGTCCAGCAGGAGCCGCTCCCTGCAGAACGCCGCCTCAAGATCGGCCTCATCTACTCATACGGTGCCAACGAGGCGACAGATGACGGAATCCTGGATGACGAAGCATTCGACACCGACGCGCTTTCGGCAGATGCGCGCGGCTTCCTGGAAGACGCGATCCAGGACTACAACGCCATCTTCGGCACGAGCTACGACACAAGTGCGGACAAGTTCCAGAACTACTACAAGGACCTCTCGCAACGGCTGAAGAACCGTGAACTGGACCTTGTGATCGTGGTCAACATGTTCCTTACGGGTTTCGACGCAACGACCCTCAACACGCTCTTCGTCGACAAGAACCTCCGCGCACACGGCCTGATCCAGGCGTACTCGCGTACCAACCGCATCCTCAACTCAGTTAAGACCTACGGCAACATCGTCGCTTTCCGCGACCTCGAAGAGCAGACTAACGTCGCGCTGGAACTCTTCGGCAATAAAGACGCCCGCGGCGTCGTCCTGCTCAAGCCATACGCCGATTACTACACCGACTACGCCGGCAAAGTCGGCAAGCTCCTGACCTTCTTCCCGCTGGGGGAGCAGATAATCGGGGAGACCGCGCAAAAAGCGTTCATCCAGCTCTTCGGCCAGATCCTACGACTTCAGAACATCCTCACCTCATTCGATGACTTCGCCGGCCACGAAATCCTGACCGAGCGCCAAAGCCAGGATTACCGCAGCATCTACCTCGACCTCTACGCCGAGTTCCGCAAGGACAAGAACGCCGACAAGGAACTCATCAACGACGACATCGTCTTCGAGATCGAGCTGATCAAACAGGTCGAGATTAATGTCGATTACATCCTGATACTCGTCCAGAAGTATCGCTCACAGTATGGCGATGGCGATGACAAGGAGATCCGCGCGGAAATCTCTCGCGCCGTTGATGCCAGCCCGACTTTGCGCAACAAGAAGGACCTGATCGAAGCCTTCGTCGACTCCGTCTCAGTCGACGGTGCCATTGACCAAGAGTGGCAGGCGTTCGTTGCAGCCAAGCGGGAGGCGGAGCTTGAGGCGATCATCGAGGACGAGGGGCTCCGGAGCGACGCCACGCGTGTCTTCATCGAAACTGCCTTCCGCGATGGAGTGCTCCGCACGACAGGCACTGCGATTACGAAGGTGCTTCCGCCTGCGTCACGTTTTGCGGCGGATGGCGGCCACGTCGAGAAGAAGCAGCGCGTGATTGAGAGACTCGGCAAGTTCTTCGAACGATTCGTTGGACTCGCTCGAACGCCTCATTAA
- a CDS encoding restriction endonuclease subunit S → MIDELVPSGVAFRALGDIAITVAGLSGKSKSDFSEGSARYVSYKNAFANLSVDQFAEDFVKVRDGEKQNRLQRGDVIITGSSESLDEVGMSSVVATEPVGPLYLNSFCFAVRFADPSLLLPEFSKYLFRSDAVRTQIRRTASGVTRINVSKPRFMKVRVPLPPLEVQLEIARVLDEFTQREVKLEAELAAELNARHRQYDYYRNQLLTADIASARIARIDELFDLRAGKFIAASAIVASPDDEHPIPCFGGGGLRGYVATPNQSGDRVLIGRQGALCGNVKRTSGEFYATEHSVVVTPKPGVDVSWAFHTLMSMNLNQYASRSAQPGLAVATLNQLQTAAPPLNEQVRVGKILDRLDSLVNDLSIRLPAEAIARRKQYEYYRDKLLTFKEAMT, encoded by the coding sequence ATGATCGACGAGCTCGTGCCAAGTGGCGTAGCCTTTCGGGCCCTTGGCGACATTGCAATAACGGTGGCGGGACTGTCGGGTAAGAGCAAGTCTGACTTCTCTGAAGGCAGTGCTCGATATGTGTCGTATAAAAACGCATTCGCAAATCTTTCGGTGGATCAATTTGCCGAAGACTTCGTGAAGGTTCGGGACGGCGAGAAGCAGAATCGACTCCAGCGGGGCGACGTCATAATCACTGGGTCGTCTGAGTCTCTCGATGAGGTTGGCATGTCGTCGGTTGTAGCGACCGAACCCGTAGGACCGCTCTACCTCAACAGCTTCTGTTTCGCCGTCCGTTTTGCTGACCCGTCGCTCCTGTTGCCCGAATTCTCGAAGTACCTTTTTCGTTCTGACGCCGTCAGGACTCAGATCCGCCGAACAGCAAGTGGCGTAACGCGCATCAACGTTTCCAAGCCGCGGTTCATGAAAGTGCGTGTACCACTTCCGCCTCTCGAAGTCCAGCTTGAGATTGCAAGGGTGTTGGACGAATTCACTCAGCGGGAAGTGAAGCTGGAAGCGGAGCTGGCAGCGGAGCTCAATGCGCGCCACCGTCAGTACGACTACTACCGAAACCAGTTACTTACCGCCGACATCGCTAGCGCACGTATTGCGCGCATTGATGAACTCTTCGACTTGCGCGCTGGAAAGTTCATTGCAGCGTCTGCCATCGTCGCATCTCCGGACGACGAGCACCCGATCCCATGTTTCGGAGGAGGCGGACTACGAGGATATGTTGCGACTCCGAATCAGAGCGGAGATCGAGTGCTGATTGGCCGCCAAGGCGCCCTTTGCGGAAACGTCAAAAGGACAAGCGGTGAGTTCTATGCTACTGAGCATTCCGTGGTCGTCACCCCGAAGCCAGGTGTCGATGTCAGTTGGGCTTTTCACACGCTCATGAGCATGAACTTGAATCAGTACGCATCCAGATCAGCCCAGCCTGGGCTGGCTGTCGCCACGCTCAACCAGTTGCAGACCGCTGCGCCGCCTCTCAACGAGCAAGTGCGTGTTGGGAAGATCCTCGACAGACTTGACTCCCTCGTCAACGACCTAAGCATCAGGCTTCCTGCCGAAGCCATTGCCCGCCGCAAGCAATATGAGTACTACCGTGACAAGCTCCTTACCTTCAAAGAAGCTATGACATGA